One Citrus sinensis cultivar Valencia sweet orange chromosome 5, DVS_A1.0, whole genome shotgun sequence genomic window, CAAACCATTTCCACATTATTACACTTTGGGTGAGATTTATGGTCGTGATCGTGCTACAAGAGCGAATGCAGGGAATGCCGATGATAATGAAGAGGAGGTACGTCAAGAGGACAATTTGAATGTGAATTTGGGAAATGACTCAACTAATAAGGTTTCAGCAAACAAGAGTGCACCCTCTCAAGCTGAAAATGCTCATAGTAGTTCAACAAATAAGtccaagaaaagaaaaaaaaaacaaagatagAGATACT contains:
- the LOC102619179 gene encoding uncharacterized protein LOC102619179, with protein sequence MLCLSGFGWDSGAMKLICDKSVFEDCVKKRPAASDLLNKPFPHYYTLGEIYGRDRATRANAGNADDNEEEVRQEDNLNVNLGNDSTNKVSANKSAPSQAENAHSSSTNKSKKRKKKQR